The following is a genomic window from Nissabacter sp. SGAir0207.
CCTGAGCGGGCAGACGGCAGTCCACCGTGAAGAGGCGCGCAAGTGGGAGACGGCGCAGCCGTATGAGACCACGCTGATTGCCCTGAACAAAGCACTCCGACAGGGACGGATGCCGGCGGGGTATGCCGGTGTGCCGGCAGACCGCGACACGCTGAAAGCCCCGCTGGGGCTGCAAGTCACGGCAGAGACGGCCTGGTCAGGGGATGCACTGCGCGTAGTTCGTGCTCGGATCACCAATCTGGGCACCTTGCCGGCGGTGCTGCGTGAGCAGGATTTCTGGCAGCCGGGGGTGCGGGCGGTGATGTTTGACACGCTGGGCACTGAGCTTCCCGGCGGGGCCACGGCGGCGGTGTATGTGACCCTCGATCAGGAGGCCGGCGATGAACATTAATACCCAGGTCAAACGCAAACAGATTGCCCTGTTCATCGCCTGTGTGCTGGGCATTTCTGCGGTAGCCAGCGGGGCGTGGTATGTGGCTAACCGCGACAAGCGGGCGGCAGACGCAGAGAAAAAAACCGCGGAGCCGGCCCCGGATTTAACCGGCGTGATAGACCGGTCGTTTGATAACAAGGCGCAGCAAAACGCCATTATCCAGGGCCAGATGTCCCAGAACGAGATGAAAAAGGATTTTGAGGAGCTGAAAAAAGAACTCCAGATGCTCAACAAGAGCCGCATGGATGACCAGAAGCGCCTGGGCGATCTGGAGCGTGAAAATGCGCAGCTGCGGGAGAAACAGAATGCGCAGGCAAATACGCCGGTGGCACCGCCGGCCGGGGCTGCCCCCACGGGGGAGCCGCGCCCGAATACCGTGAACGTGCCGCCGCCGACCCAGTTCTATCCGGGCGCGGGCACGCCTGCGGCCACCCAGGTGAGCTACAACACGATGCCGGCGATGCAGGCGCAGAGCGGGATGGATACGACGACCTTCAGTTATGAAGCCCCGGTTAAAAATGCGTTCCCTTATATCCCGTCCGGCAGCTTTGCCAAGGCGATGGTGATCGAGGGGGCGGATGCCAACGCGGCTGTGACCGGCCCACAAAATACCGCGCCGATGCAATTTCGTCTGACCGGCCGTGTGCAGATGCCCAACGACAAGGTGTATGACCTTACCGGCTGCTTTGTGAATGCGGAAGCCTACGGGGATGTCTCCAGCGAACGCGCCGAGGTGCGCACCCGCAGCATCAGCTGCAACATTGGCGATGACGTGATTGACCAGAAAATTGCCGGGCACGTGAGCTTTATGGGCAAAAACGGCATCAAGGGCCAGGTGGTAATGCGCAACGGAAAAATCCTGGGCTGGGCATTTGGTGCTGGCGTGCTGGACGGTATCGGACAGGGAATGCAGAGCGTTGGCTCAACTGCTGTAGGCATTGGCGCTACTGCCGATGTCAGCGGGGGAGATGTGGCCCGCTCCGGTCTGGGCGGCGGAGCCAGCCAGGCGGCAAAGACGCTGAGCGAGTACTACATCAAGCGTGCAGAGCAGTATCACCCCATTATCCCGAT
Proteins encoded in this region:
- the traB gene encoding F-type conjugal transfer pilus assembly protein TraB, encoding MNINTQVKRKQIALFIACVLGISAVASGAWYVANRDKRAADAEKKTAEPAPDLTGVIDRSFDNKAQQNAIIQGQMSQNEMKKDFEELKKELQMLNKSRMDDQKRLGDLERENAQLREKQNAQANTPVAPPAGAAPTGEPRPNTVNVPPPTQFYPGAGTPAATQVSYNTMPAMQAQSGMDTTTFSYEAPVKNAFPYIPSGSFAKAMVIEGADANAAVTGPQNTAPMQFRLTGRVQMPNDKVYDLTGCFVNAEAYGDVSSERAEVRTRSISCNIGDDVIDQKIAGHVSFMGKNGIKGQVVMRNGKILGWAFGAGVLDGIGQGMQSVGSTAVGIGATADVSGGDVARSGLGGGASQAAKTLSEYYIKRAEQYHPIIPIGAGNEVTVVFQDGFQLMTLAEQSAAKRKTKSAAQEASMSAAEIKREAVKQVDQLNLGDVVPTMPPMAQN
- the traK gene encoding type-F conjugative transfer system secretin TraK, with protein sequence MMPRNKWLAALLACVPCVSWAVTAPVSLSFPPNGQFDLPVSNTNPNLIVVPGDRIVAVNSAVGTLTDKRNTKEGAALLSTLQEKPFTFYLETEHGQVFSINARPAKGAGRSYRLSGQTAVHREEARKWETAQPYETTLIALNKALRQGRMPAGYAGVPADRDTLKAPLGLQVTAETAWSGDALRVVRARITNLGTLPAVLREQDFWQPGVRAVMFDTLGTELPGGATAAVYVTLDQEAGDEH